The Thiomicrorhabdus lithotrophica DNA segment AGATGCATGGTAATTTAACCTTTGTGCTATTAAGTCCTATTTCACCGTTTGAATTTTATCTAGCTTTTGTTGCAGCTTCTATTGTACGTGGTCTTGCTGTTGGCTTAGGGATATTGGTGGTGGGTGCATTTTGGTTTGATTTGACCTGGCTTGAACCTGGCTGGATTATTCTATTTGCGGTGTTAAGTGCTGCAATGATGGGTGGCTTAGGAATGTTGGCTGGTATTGTTTCGGAAAAATATGATCATTTAGCCGCGTTTCAAAATTTTATTATCATGCCTTTGACCTTTTTAAGCGGCGTGTTTTATTCCATTCATGCTTTGCCTGAGTTTTGGCAGCAGGCTTCACACTTTAATCCTTTCTTCTATATGGTAGATGGGTTTAGATACGGATTTTTTCAGCAGTCTGACGTATCAATTTATCTAAGTTTAACGGTGACAACTATTTTTGTGGTTTTGGTTTCTGCGATAAATCTGATTTTATTGAACAAAGGCGTTAAAATACGCCAATAAAATTTTTAGAGAAAATAAAAAATGTCACCTGATAAAATTAAAGAGATGATTCTAGCTGAGATTCCAAACAGCACGGTTGAGTTGAGTGGTGCTGATTGCACCTCTACGATTGTCGTGACAAGCCCTGCTTTTGAAGGGGTAAGTTTGCTT contains these protein-coding regions:
- a CDS encoding ABC transporter permease — its product is MFNFTGFWALFIKEIRRFYSVVVQTVFAPVVSTLLYLLVFGQVIASQIETYSGLSYSQFLIPGLVMMAILQNAFANTSSSLIQSKMHGNLTFVLLSPISPFEFYLAFVAASIVRGLAVGLGILVVGAFWFDLTWLEPGWIILFAVLSAAMMGGLGMLAGIVSEKYDHLAAFQNFIIMPLTFLSGVFYSIHALPEFWQQASHFNPFFYMVDGFRYGFFQQSDVSIYLSLTVTTIFVVLVSAINLILLNKGVKIRQ
- a CDS encoding BolA/IbaG family iron-sulfur metabolism protein; amino-acid sequence: MSPDKIKEMILAEIPNSTVELSGADCTSTIVVTSPAFEGVSLLKRERMVTDIFKAQFASGELHALSVKTKTA